In Levilactobacillus brevis, a single genomic region encodes these proteins:
- the yidA gene encoding sugar-phosphatase, producing the protein MTIKMIAIDIDGTLLNEKNELAPATIEAVQAASAKGIKVVLCTGRPLTGVQPYLDALGLSGDEQYAITYNGSVSQTVSGKMMTNHSLSFDDYIDLEALSRKLQIHFQIETPDYIYTANKDISGYTIFESNLVRMLIRYREVGEMDRDLTISKAMFVDDPDTINRVNREIPQEIRDRYYVVQSTPFFIEVMNKKASKGNTLGELATKLGFTADEVMALGDQGNDLTMIQYAGLGVAMGNAIDEIKDAAQAVTLTNAEDGVAAAIRKYALD; encoded by the coding sequence ATGACAATTAAGATGATTGCGATTGATATCGACGGGACCCTACTGAACGAAAAGAACGAACTGGCACCAGCCACGATTGAGGCGGTCCAAGCCGCTTCAGCCAAAGGGATTAAAGTGGTGCTCTGCACCGGCCGGCCCCTGACTGGTGTGCAGCCCTACCTCGACGCACTCGGTCTCAGCGGTGACGAACAGTACGCCATCACCTACAACGGCTCCGTTTCACAGACGGTCTCCGGCAAGATGATGACCAATCACTCCCTGAGCTTCGACGATTATATCGACCTCGAAGCCCTTTCCCGGAAGCTACAGATCCACTTCCAGATTGAAACGCCAGACTACATCTACACGGCCAACAAGGACATCAGCGGCTACACCATCTTCGAAAGTAATCTCGTGCGGATGCTAATTCGTTACCGCGAAGTTGGCGAGATGGACCGCGACCTGACCATTTCCAAGGCCATGTTCGTTGACGATCCGGACACCATCAACCGCGTCAACCGTGAAATTCCCCAAGAGATTCGCGACCGCTACTATGTGGTTCAAAGCACACCCTTCTTCATCGAAGTCATGAACAAGAAGGCCAGCAAGGGAAATACGTTGGGTGAATTGGCAACGAAGCTGGGCTTCACGGCCGATGAAGTCATGGCCCTGGGCGATCAAGGCAATGACCTGACCATGATTCAATATGCTGGTCTAGGCGTCGCAATGGGGAACGCCATTGACGAAATCAAGGACGCCGCCCAAGCGGTGACGCTGACGAACGCCGAAGATGGCGTCGCGGCGGCCATTCGCAAGTACGCCTTGGACTAA
- a CDS encoding CTP synthase — protein sequence MTKYIFVTGGVVSSLGKGIVAASLGRLLKNRGLNVTIQKFDPYINVDPGTMNPYQHGEVFVTDDGTETDLDLGHYERFIDNNLNKYSNVTTGKIYSEVLEKERRGDYLGATVQVIPHITGMIKEKIMRAGKTLGADFVITEIGGTVGDIESQPFLEAIRQMKSEVGDENVVYIHTTLVPTLHAAHEMKTKPTQHSVRELRSIGIQPNILVVRTENHITDEMRQKIALFCDVQPSAVIESMDVPTIYSIPLRLQEQGLDQIVLDHFKVDAPKADMAKWSKMVDHMQNLKRTIKIALVGKYVGLHDAYISVAEALQHAGYPVDAKIDLDMIDAEKITADNVADMLGSADGIIVPGGFGDRGIEGMITAIKYAREQDVPFLGICLGMQVASIEFARDILGYKDANSTEMDPETSHKIIDLMADQTDVHEMGGTQRLGLYPCKLKPGSKAAAAYDNQEMVQERHRHRYEFNNQYRAEMAAKGLVFSGTSPDDHLVEVIELPKKKFFVASQYHPEFLSRPNRPEGLFRDFIKAASEA from the coding sequence ATGACCAAATATATTTTTGTGACTGGCGGCGTGGTTTCATCACTAGGTAAGGGGATTGTTGCGGCATCCCTGGGACGGCTGCTTAAGAATCGCGGTCTCAACGTAACCATTCAGAAATTCGATCCGTACATCAACGTGGATCCCGGTACGATGAACCCTTATCAACACGGGGAAGTCTTCGTGACGGATGACGGGACCGAAACGGATTTGGACTTAGGTCATTACGAACGTTTCATCGATAACAATCTGAACAAGTACTCGAACGTGACGACTGGTAAGATTTATTCGGAAGTTTTGGAAAAAGAACGGCGGGGTGACTACCTGGGAGCAACTGTGCAAGTGATCCCACACATCACCGGCATGATTAAAGAAAAAATCATGCGCGCCGGAAAGACGCTGGGCGCCGACTTCGTGATTACCGAAATCGGGGGGACCGTTGGGGACATCGAATCACAACCGTTCCTGGAAGCCATTCGGCAGATGAAGTCCGAAGTGGGCGACGAAAACGTGGTCTACATTCATACGACGTTAGTGCCAACGCTACACGCGGCTCACGAAATGAAGACGAAGCCCACGCAACATTCCGTGCGGGAACTTCGGAGCATTGGGATTCAACCCAACATTTTAGTGGTCCGGACGGAAAATCACATTACCGATGAGATGCGGCAAAAGATTGCGTTGTTCTGTGACGTTCAACCTTCCGCGGTGATTGAATCCATGGATGTGCCAACGATTTACTCGATTCCATTGCGTTTACAAGAACAAGGCTTAGACCAAATCGTGCTGGATCACTTCAAGGTGGACGCACCCAAGGCCGATATGGCTAAGTGGTCGAAGATGGTGGATCACATGCAAAACCTGAAGCGGACCATCAAGATTGCCTTGGTTGGGAAGTACGTCGGCTTACACGACGCCTACATCTCCGTGGCGGAAGCCTTGCAACACGCCGGTTATCCGGTGGATGCCAAGATTGACCTCGACATGATCGACGCCGAGAAGATTACGGCGGACAACGTGGCGGATATGTTGGGTAGCGCCGACGGGATTATCGTGCCCGGGGGCTTCGGTGACCGTGGGATTGAAGGCATGATTACTGCCATCAAGTACGCGCGGGAACAAGACGTGCCGTTCCTCGGGATTTGCCTGGGGATGCAAGTGGCCAGCATCGAATTTGCCCGGGACATTCTGGGCTACAAGGACGCCAACTCAACGGAAATGGACCCAGAGACTAGCCACAAGATTATTGACTTGATGGCCGATCAGACGGACGTTCACGAAATGGGCGGGACCCAACGGCTAGGGTTGTACCCTTGCAAGCTGAAGCCGGGTAGTAAAGCGGCGGCGGCTTACGACAACCAAGAAATGGTGCAAGAACGCCACCGTCACCGTTACGAATTCAATAACCAATACCGCGCTGAAATGGCGGCTAAGGGTCTGGTCTTCTCCGGAACCTCACCAGACGATCACTTGGTAGAAGTGATTGAATTACCAAAGAAGAAGTTCTTCGTGGCATCCCAATACCACCCAGAGTTCCTCTCCCGGCCAAACCGTCCGGAAGGGTTGTTCCGCGACTTTATTAAGGCAGCAAGCGAAGCATAG
- a CDS encoding lipoate--protein ligase family protein has product MGPLDLPTDRIQVVSTPIPADQKNLAFGYTNALLDLVPHLKQPILHFWTMQPTVIMGLKDKRLPALTAAIRAVQRYGYDYVLRNSGGLAVVADGGVLNVSLFSPLTTPPLSVETAYAQMTQLVAAAWPELALEHYEITRSYCPGDYDLSVNGLKIAGIAQRRSTQALVTMLYLSVTGDQGMRGDLIRSFYRAGLNGQANAWHFPDVDPAVMTTTAALLDQPLTVADAEQRFLTACDTVGLNVSRAKLAAMMAEPRFTTSLERATAQMTRRQPRLTTD; this is encoded by the coding sequence ATGGGCCCCTTAGACTTACCCACTGACCGGATTCAGGTCGTCTCCACACCTATTCCGGCCGATCAGAAGAATCTCGCGTTCGGCTACACCAATGCCCTGCTCGACCTCGTACCACACCTTAAACAGCCGATACTGCACTTCTGGACGATGCAACCGACCGTGATCATGGGACTTAAGGATAAACGGCTCCCCGCGCTGACAGCGGCCATTAGAGCCGTTCAGCGCTATGGCTACGACTACGTTCTCCGAAATTCCGGCGGACTAGCCGTGGTGGCGGACGGGGGCGTCCTCAACGTTTCTCTCTTCTCCCCACTGACCACCCCGCCACTGAGCGTCGAGACGGCCTACGCCCAGATGACGCAGCTCGTGGCCGCCGCCTGGCCCGAATTGGCCCTGGAACACTACGAGATTACGCGTTCCTACTGCCCGGGCGATTATGATCTAAGCGTTAACGGCCTTAAAATCGCTGGGATTGCCCAGCGCCGAAGTACCCAAGCACTGGTAACCATGCTGTACCTGAGCGTTACCGGCGATCAAGGGATGCGCGGTGATTTGATTCGTAGCTTCTACCGGGCCGGACTCAACGGCCAAGCCAACGCCTGGCATTTTCCAGACGTTGATCCCGCCGTCATGACCACGACCGCGGCCTTGCTGGACCAGCCACTCACCGTAGCCGACGCCGAGCAACGTTTTTTAACGGCCTGTGACACGGTTGGCCTGAACGTCAGCCGAGCCAAACTGGCCGCCATGATGGCGGAACCACGCTTCACGACGAGTCTGGAACGGGCCACTGCCCAAATGACCCGCCGCCAACCACGCCTCACGACCGATTAA
- the glmU gene encoding bifunctional UDP-N-acetylglucosamine diphosphorylase/glucosamine-1-phosphate N-acetyltransferase GlmU: MSTRNTIILAAGKGTRMKSKLYKVLHQVCGKAMVDHVLTQVEKTNMDQVVTIVGYGADDVKATLGDRTQYALQAKQLGTGDAVLQAEPILKDEDGTTLIVSGDTPLFQAETFEDLFAYHEAKHAAATILTSVAPDPTGYGRIVRNNIGIVEKIVEQKDATSEEQEIHEINTGVYVFDNKKLFAALHETSNDNAQGEYYLTDVIEILKHQGDIVAAYKMADFDESMGVNDRVALANATKIMRQRINEQHMRDGVTLIDPETTYIDAGVKIGADTIIEPGVLLKGDTVIGEDCYIGAHSELRNAKLADHVTVTSSLLEDSDMASGSNIGPNSHLRPESHIGPKVHLGNFVEVKKATIGEGTKVGHLTYVGNAKLGKHINVGCGVVFVNYDGKHKHETTVGDDAFIGSNSNLVAPLTVADHSFIAAGSTITDAVNKFDMAIARQRQTNKPNYYQKLPYRGED; this comes from the coding sequence ATGAGCACTAGAAATACGATTATCCTCGCAGCCGGTAAGGGTACGCGGATGAAGTCAAAGTTGTACAAGGTTCTGCATCAGGTTTGTGGCAAGGCCATGGTCGACCACGTGTTGACGCAGGTGGAAAAGACCAACATGGATCAAGTCGTAACGATCGTGGGTTACGGCGCCGATGACGTGAAGGCCACGCTGGGTGACCGGACGCAGTACGCCTTACAGGCCAAGCAATTGGGAACTGGGGATGCCGTCTTACAGGCGGAACCGATCTTAAAGGACGAAGACGGGACCACGCTGATTGTCAGTGGGGACACGCCACTATTCCAGGCCGAAACGTTTGAAGACCTATTCGCTTACCATGAAGCTAAGCACGCGGCCGCAACGATCTTAACGTCCGTGGCGCCTGATCCAACGGGTTACGGTCGGATTGTGCGTAATAACATTGGCATCGTGGAAAAGATTGTGGAACAAAAGGATGCCACTTCCGAAGAACAAGAAATTCACGAAATCAACACGGGCGTCTACGTTTTCGACAATAAGAAGCTGTTCGCCGCCCTTCATGAAACGTCTAACGACAATGCGCAGGGCGAATACTATTTGACCGACGTGATTGAAATCTTGAAGCACCAAGGAGACATCGTGGCCGCTTATAAGATGGCGGACTTCGATGAATCCATGGGGGTTAACGACCGAGTGGCCTTGGCCAACGCAACGAAGATTATGCGTCAACGGATTAACGAACAACACATGCGTGACGGGGTAACCTTGATTGACCCCGAGACCACGTACATCGACGCTGGCGTGAAGATTGGGGCCGACACGATCATCGAACCCGGCGTGCTCCTCAAGGGCGACACGGTGATTGGTGAGGACTGCTATATCGGCGCGCACTCCGAATTACGGAATGCCAAGTTGGCCGATCACGTCACGGTCACGTCCTCCTTACTGGAAGACTCCGACATGGCCAGTGGATCTAACATTGGCCCTAACAGCCATTTGCGTCCGGAATCCCACATTGGGCCTAAGGTACACCTGGGGAACTTTGTGGAAGTCAAGAAGGCAACGATTGGCGAAGGCACCAAGGTGGGCCATTTGACTTACGTTGGGAATGCCAAATTGGGCAAGCACATCAACGTGGGGTGTGGTGTGGTCTTTGTCAATTACGACGGCAAGCACAAGCACGAAACCACGGTGGGCGACGATGCCTTCATCGGCTCCAACTCGAACTTGGTTGCCCCATTGACGGTCGCCGATCACAGCTTCATCGCGGCCGGTTCGACGATTACCGATGCCGTCAACAAGTTTGACATGGCGATTGCCCGGCAACGGCAGACCAACAAACCCAATTATTACCAGAAACTCCCGTATCGCGGTGAAGATTAA
- a CDS encoding ribose-phosphate diphosphokinase produces the protein MATQYFDPKLKIFALNSNKPLAQKIANEVGVELGKTSVDRFSDGEIRINIEQSVRGSHVYVIQSTSAPVNDNLMELLIMIDALRRASAATINVVIPYYGYARQDRKARSREPITAKLVANMLQTAGVTRVLALDLHAAQIQGFFDVPVDHLMGAPLLADYFLTNHLDEDAVVVSPDHGGVTRARALAEFLKAPIAIIDKRRPRANVAEIMNIIGDVKGKRCIMIDDMIDTAGTITLGSQALMDAGAKEVYASCTHPVLSGPAIERIKKSPIKKLVVTDSIQLTADKQIEKIQQISVGPLIGQAIKRINENRPVSPLFKNRFRSHEQ, from the coding sequence ATGGCTACGCAATATTTTGACCCTAAACTAAAGATTTTTGCGTTAAACTCCAACAAACCGTTAGCCCAAAAGATTGCTAACGAAGTTGGTGTTGAATTAGGGAAAACTTCGGTGGACCGGTTCAGTGACGGCGAAATTCGCATTAACATCGAACAGAGTGTCCGGGGAAGCCACGTCTACGTGATCCAATCGACGTCGGCACCGGTTAACGACAACTTAATGGAACTGTTGATCATGATTGATGCCTTACGGCGCGCGAGTGCGGCTACCATCAACGTGGTCATTCCGTACTACGGTTACGCCCGGCAAGACCGGAAAGCCCGCTCCAGAGAACCCATTACGGCTAAATTGGTGGCCAACATGCTCCAAACAGCCGGCGTGACGCGGGTCTTGGCTTTGGACTTGCATGCGGCTCAGATTCAAGGGTTCTTCGACGTTCCCGTGGATCACTTGATGGGCGCACCACTTCTGGCCGATTATTTCCTGACAAACCACTTGGACGAAGATGCCGTCGTCGTTTCACCCGATCACGGTGGGGTGACGCGGGCACGGGCTCTGGCCGAATTCTTGAAGGCACCAATTGCCATCATTGATAAGCGGCGTCCCCGGGCTAACGTGGCCGAGATCATGAACATCATTGGTGATGTCAAAGGCAAACGTTGCATCATGATCGATGATATGATCGATACGGCGGGGACCATTACGTTGGGTTCCCAAGCCTTGATGGACGCTGGCGCGAAGGAAGTCTACGCTAGTTGTACGCATCCGGTGCTCTCAGGCCCTGCGATCGAACGGATCAAGAAGTCACCGATCAAGAAGTTGGTGGTGACGGATTCCATCCAATTAACAGCAGACAAGCAGATCGAAAAGATTCAACAAATTTCCGTCGGTCCCCTGATTGGTCAAGCCATCAAGCGGATCAACGAAAACCGGCCGGTCAGCCCATTGTTCAAGAATCGTTTCCGGAGTCACGAACAATAA
- a CDS encoding DUF1934 domain-containing protein, translating into MDQLSAGVPVMIHLETHIKQNDDVSDYQLDVDGQLVQMGANLYLRYLEPDNDTGEKTPVTMKFTPQGEVHLTRNAEAELRLHFISGKRVTARYNTPYGIMPIETVTPYLETSFKEKPFSGNVKIDYLLYAGEELVGNYKIRLQFTA; encoded by the coding sequence ATGGATCAATTATCAGCGGGAGTGCCCGTGATGATTCACCTAGAGACCCATATCAAACAAAACGATGATGTTTCTGACTATCAATTGGATGTTGACGGTCAGCTCGTCCAGATGGGGGCTAACCTTTACTTACGGTACCTCGAACCCGACAACGATACCGGGGAGAAGACGCCGGTGACCATGAAGTTCACGCCGCAAGGGGAGGTTCACCTGACCCGTAACGCCGAGGCGGAACTGCGCCTACATTTTATTAGTGGCAAACGCGTGACGGCCCGGTACAACACCCCTTATGGCATCATGCCGATTGAAACCGTGACCCCATATCTGGAAACGAGTTTTAAGGAAAAACCCTTTAGTGGTAACGTTAAGATTGATTACTTACTGTATGCCGGTGAAGAATTGGTCGGGAACTACAAGATTAGATTGCAATTTACGGCATAA
- the yidA gene encoding sugar-phosphatase, whose translation MTIKLIAVDIDGTLLNPQNELTTATIAAVQAASVAGLKVVLCTGRPLSGVQPYLDALGLQGDDQFAITYNGSLVQTVAGRVLLSHALSYADYVDLEAFARKAQVHFHVVTPHHLYTADRDISPYTVKESQLVHLPLRFREAAAMDPQLLMPTAVFIDEVAKIDALTLPPALAKRFYVVRTDPHFIEVMNPQTSKGNALCDLTQHLGYNLANVMALGDQDNDLPMITTAGLGVAMGNANDRVKAAADVTTLTNAADGVAAAIYKYALNPDLA comes from the coding sequence ATGACCATCAAGCTGATTGCCGTGGACATCGACGGCACCCTGCTCAATCCACAAAACGAACTGACCACGGCCACCATTGCCGCCGTTCAAGCCGCGAGCGTCGCGGGTCTCAAGGTCGTGCTGTGTACCGGCCGGCCCCTATCCGGCGTCCAACCGTATCTGGACGCGCTGGGACTTCAGGGCGATGACCAATTTGCCATTACCTACAACGGCTCGTTGGTCCAAACGGTCGCCGGGCGCGTGTTGCTTAGCCACGCGCTAAGCTACGCTGACTATGTCGATCTCGAAGCGTTTGCCCGTAAGGCTCAAGTTCATTTCCACGTAGTCACGCCTCACCACCTCTACACGGCCGATCGCGACATCAGCCCGTATACGGTTAAGGAGAGTCAGCTCGTGCACTTACCCCTGCGCTTCCGCGAGGCCGCGGCGATGGACCCGCAGCTGTTAATGCCGACCGCCGTCTTCATCGACGAGGTGGCCAAGATTGACGCGCTCACTTTACCCCCGGCGCTGGCTAAACGTTTCTACGTGGTGCGTACCGACCCCCACTTCATCGAGGTGATGAACCCGCAAACCAGCAAGGGAAACGCCCTGTGTGACCTCACCCAACATCTCGGCTACAACTTAGCCAACGTGATGGCGCTGGGCGACCAAGACAATGATTTACCGATGATCACCACCGCTGGGTTGGGGGTTGCCATGGGAAACGCTAACGACCGCGTCAAGGCGGCCGCCGACGTGACAACCCTAACCAACGCAGCGGATGGCGTGGCGGCGGCCATTTATAAATACGCATTGAACCCAGACTTAGCATAA
- a CDS encoding DUF3899 domain-containing protein, which yields MRSWQRWTTGWLGGGLVVALAMRILGQPLMVIGNLLFMVGLALVIFGLICVLAKGHLFTGWRHRRKKGQDPLPGEKVGVRHVASVKNSPIVFNGGARFGLAAGACYIVVGIVLTLF from the coding sequence ATGAGAAGTTGGCAAAGATGGACGACCGGCTGGCTGGGCGGTGGCCTAGTCGTGGCCTTGGCCATGCGAATTCTGGGGCAACCGTTGATGGTGATTGGTAATCTACTGTTCATGGTCGGCCTAGCGCTGGTTATTTTTGGTTTAATTTGCGTCCTAGCGAAGGGGCATCTCTTCACGGGGTGGCGTCATCGGCGTAAGAAGGGACAAGATCCCTTGCCTGGGGAAAAGGTTGGCGTGCGCCACGTGGCCAGTGTAAAAAATTCCCCCATCGTCTTTAACGGTGGCGCCCGGTTTGGCTTAGCAGCGGGGGCTTGCTACATCGTGGTCGGGATTGTTTTGACCTTGTTCTAA
- a CDS encoding HD domain-containing protein, whose translation MTVSYATARLPREKVLRDPVHNYIYVQHQVILDLINTREFQRLRRIKQLGTASLVFHGAEHSRFTHSLGVYEVTRQICDNFQRNYPTQTPGDGGWDDRERLTALCAALLHDIGHGPYSHTFEHIFHTDHEAITAEILTSPKTEVNQILRRVSPTFPQEVASVIQKTYPNPQVVQMISSQIDADRMDYLLRDAYFTGTEYGTFDLTRILRVMRPYKDGIAFAMNGMHAVEDYIVSRFQMYQQVYFHPVSRAMEVILDHLLGRANELYQAGKSDESFIPHLLLPFFNHQFDLDDYLNLDDGVLTTYFTHWRQSPDEILSDLDHRFLDRKPLKSAIFDATTKDQLPHLRELIGSVGFNTDYYTATDNSYDLPYDDAYDPKVTHPLTQIELQEPDGSLRELSTVSDLVNAIRGKFTGDQRFFFPKEMLNPGNDAPEIFQPVFDEFGSYIQNHQLIDRKESD comes from the coding sequence ATCACTGTGAGCTATGCAACCGCGCGACTACCCCGTGAGAAAGTTCTCCGGGATCCCGTGCACAATTATATCTATGTTCAGCATCAAGTCATCTTAGACCTTATCAACACCCGAGAATTCCAGCGCTTACGCCGTATCAAGCAATTGGGCACGGCCTCGTTGGTCTTTCACGGGGCAGAACATTCCCGCTTCACCCACTCGCTGGGCGTCTACGAGGTGACCCGGCAAATCTGCGATAACTTCCAACGGAACTATCCCACCCAAACACCGGGCGATGGCGGTTGGGACGACCGTGAGCGCTTGACCGCACTGTGTGCCGCGCTACTCCACGACATCGGCCACGGTCCGTACTCCCACACCTTTGAGCACATCTTCCACACCGACCACGAAGCCATTACGGCCGAGATTCTGACCTCGCCAAAGACGGAAGTCAACCAAATTCTGCGGCGGGTCAGTCCAACTTTTCCGCAAGAAGTGGCCAGTGTCATTCAAAAGACCTATCCGAATCCACAAGTGGTCCAGATGATTTCCAGCCAAATCGATGCCGATCGAATGGATTACCTGCTCCGCGACGCCTACTTCACGGGAACCGAGTACGGAACCTTTGACCTGACGCGGATTCTACGGGTCATGCGACCATACAAGGACGGCATCGCCTTTGCCATGAACGGGATGCACGCCGTCGAAGACTACATCGTCAGCCGCTTTCAAATGTACCAGCAGGTCTACTTCCACCCGGTATCGCGGGCCATGGAGGTTATCTTGGACCATCTGCTGGGTCGAGCCAACGAACTGTACCAGGCGGGGAAGAGTGATGAGAGCTTCATTCCCCACCTCCTACTGCCCTTCTTCAATCATCAATTCGACCTCGACGACTACCTCAACCTCGATGATGGCGTGCTGACCACCTACTTTACCCACTGGCGGCAGTCCCCGGACGAAATTCTGTCCGATCTGGATCACCGTTTCTTGGACCGTAAGCCGCTCAAGAGCGCCATCTTTGACGCGACGACCAAGGACCAGTTGCCCCACCTCCGCGAATTAATTGGATCGGTCGGCTTCAACACTGACTACTACACGGCCACGGACAATAGCTATGACCTGCCGTACGACGACGCCTACGACCCGAAAGTCACCCATCCCCTGACACAGATTGAACTCCAGGAACCGGATGGCAGTCTGCGCGAACTCTCGACGGTCTCCGACTTGGTCAATGCCATTCGGGGCAAGTTTACCGGCGACCAGCGGTTCTTCTTCCCCAAGGAAATGTTGAACCCGGGGAACGACGCGCCGGAAATCTTCCAACCCGTCTTCGATGAATTCGGTAGTTATATCCAGAACCACCAACTGATTGACCGGAAAGAATCTGATTAA
- the rpoE gene encoding DNA-directed RNA polymerase subunit delta yields the protein MELKVFEGQNKKELSMIEVAHAILSQHGDVMAFADLANAVQAYLGDSDAEVRDRLSQFYTDLNVDGSFISLGDNLWGLRTWYPFESIDEATVHAEEDEDQPKRKKRKKVNAFLADTTDDDDVIDYDDDDPEDDDTTAYAANDDDDDDSATGSGPDLGKLQTGLGIDDDDEEDDTEDIPDGIEDQLSQMEAPDDDTDNLDFSADDDEEDDDEDDDSDQK from the coding sequence TTGGAATTAAAAGTCTTTGAGGGCCAGAATAAAAAGGAATTATCAATGATCGAAGTTGCGCACGCGATTTTGTCGCAACACGGCGATGTGATGGCATTTGCTGACTTAGCAAACGCCGTCCAAGCTTATTTAGGCGACAGCGATGCCGAAGTTCGTGACCGGCTGTCCCAATTCTATACGGATTTAAATGTCGATGGTAGTTTCATTTCTCTGGGTGATAACCTTTGGGGACTGCGAACTTGGTATCCGTTTGAATCCATCGATGAAGCAACGGTTCACGCCGAGGAAGATGAAGATCAACCAAAGCGTAAGAAGCGTAAGAAGGTTAACGCCTTCTTGGCCGACACGACCGATGACGATGACGTGATCGATTACGATGACGACGATCCAGAAGATGATGACACGACCGCTTACGCCGCCAATGACGACGATGACGATGACAGTGCCACTGGGTCAGGGCCAGATCTGGGTAAGTTACAGACCGGCTTAGGCATCGATGACGATGATGAAGAAGACGATACAGAAGACATCCCTGATGGTATCGAAGATCAGCTTTCTCAAATGGAAGCCCCAGATGATGATACCGACAATCTCGACTTTTCCGCCGATGACGACGAAGAAGACGATGATGAAGATGACGACAGCGATCAGAAATAA